The following DNA comes from Rosa rugosa chromosome 5, drRosRugo1.1, whole genome shotgun sequence.
cgtACATGAACACACAAGGAATAGAAATTGAGAAAATTTACAAGTTGGGCCTCATTGGGCCTTTACCCAAGTTGGGCCTGGTTGGGGTTGGACCCGGTCAAAGTCACCTCACAAAGTACCACTGTCCAATTTCCATTTGACACTTACCAGAATTTCAATCCCTCCCTCCTTGGAGACACTGACGATGGagaaccttcttcttcttcagaattgGGATTCGTTCCAACTTGGATGACATTAATCTCTCAACCTGCTCCAGAGGCAATACCAATTATGGCTGAATTGCCCCAGGTAATTTTCTATTGCCTATTTGATTATTATGGTTCATTCTGGTCTTTACATTTTTGGGTTTCGTTtataaagttttgatcttttcgTTTTCTATCGTCTAATGCTGGCTCCACATATATAAAGATTGCTGCTTTTCTCTGTTTTAAATCTGATTTAGAACAAACCCAAATGGCTTGCATGGTTTCTCTTTCACTGTTGCATTATTCTGTTGTTGCTAACCCAGATATCAGTTGTTTCAATTACTTGTCTTTGACTTTTGTTTTAAGATTTCGGACCTACAATTGATTACCTGGGCTGTGGTGAATTGCATTCTTCTGCTTTGTTGAATGTACTTCCTTTTTAATGTTTTTGTTTGGGAGCAACTAGGATTGGATTTACCTTTTCTATGCATATCTGGGACAAGGTAGTCGTAACAAACACTTACCTATTTAGAGCATAGGATTCTGAGGAGGTCAGTATGGCTTTGTAGTTTTGAGAGCATAATAGTTGTGAAAGAAAATATCTTGACCTCTGTTAACTTCCAAGAAATGGTGACTTTTGAGAGCATAATAGTTGTGAAAGAAATGTTGATATATCTTGACCTCGGTTATGTATCAAGTAAAGTCTCCTATTCttgtaaaaaaaattctttaattGTTTGCAAATATACGTAGTTTACTTGGTCACTGACTCGAGGATTACATGTTTAGGAGCATATAACATCAATCAAGGAAGAATATGATGTTCAGTGTTGGGGTTGTGGACTACACCTTCTTCTTCCATCAAATTCTCCACTTTTCAAGTGTGGTTGGTGTGGAGCTTTAACAAATCAAAATGCAAGAAAACGTGATGTCAAGTACATTTGGCTGAGACGCTGGCGCGATCGAATCTTTGTCTTTATCCTCCTCGTATTTATGCTCTTTGTGATATGTACGTACTCTTAGCTCTTATAATTATATCAGAAACTTAGTTCTCTTTATCCCCCAGTTATTAGATCTAATAATCAGAAGTTTAATCGTACACTTTTTTCATGATGAATACTTGTCTCACACTAGTTACACTTTTCTACATTTCCTATTAGGTTCTCTTTCATTTTATCTTGATTCATTTCCGGAATGGCAGGTGGTGGAGTGTGGGCCATGCACCCTGTTCTTTTCTCTACCAGCTATTTCACTGGAATTTTCCACTCCATCTTAACCATCATATTGTCTGTAGCAACTGTTTACACATACAGTTCTGCTGCATTCAAGTGTGCTGGAACCCCTCCATTGATAGTCTGGGGCAGCTATCCAGCTGTTGGGAAAGGTGGCCTTGAGAATTATACCTTCTGTCACCTCTGCTCAAAGCCCAAGTCACCAAGAACTCATCACTGCCGAACCTGTCAACAGTGTATATTGGACATGGATCACCACTGCCCATTTGTGAGTCTTGATGTAGTCTAGGCTGTAACAGAGATTCGTTTTACAGAATATCTTGCTGTCCATTAGTAACAAATTATCTTGTTAAGAAATGAACTCCTAACCTATTGATAAAATTTGGTAGCTTGGCAAGTGAGTTAAAAGTAAGGATCTTGCAATTTGAATGTTTAACTTAGTTAATGCAGGCTTTGACTTTAATCTTCACTTTAATCACTCATGGGAAAACCTTCTTTGAAAAGCtcaatggaaaaataaaaatattaagtTGCAATTTTTGTATTTCTTCTATGATAAAATCTTAGAAAACGACTAGACTGAATCTATGCATCGATACAATTGGCAGGTATCTGGATATAAAATATTTCATAACTTCATACCGGCAACTCTACATTTGAAGTAGTAACTTTGCTATTATACAAACCCTGATCAATTCTTAGATTTACGTTTTTTTCCACTATCATGAATTGCATACTAACAGCAGGAAATGTCTTTGCTTAATTTGGATGCAGATTGGGAATTGCGTTGGTGCTAATAACCACCCCCACTTCATTGCCTTACTTATTTCAGTTATCATCAGCACAACATATGTCTCTATCATGGCTGTATATGTAAGTTTCCAAATATGGCCACCCATAACATTTGGACCCATCAGCAACTCTAATCGGCATATCACTGAGTTGGCTTTGAGATATATCCAGGAGCTTATAATGTGTTTTATAAGATCTGCAGTGTTTTTGGAGCCCAGAGGGCTTGTTCTAGTATATCTGTTTATTTCTAGTGTTTCATTGGGGGTAGGGTTGTTCATACTTCTGTGGCAGCAGCTCTGTTATATATATAAGGGAAAAACCTTCTTGAGTGATTTAAGTTCACAAGGCAATGATGAAGTTGGGGAGAAGGATTGCCAAAATATATTGCGTTTCTTTGGATGGCCATATTCTTTCTCAAGATACTTGCCTCTCTGGTCTATTTCAAGACTTTTGCCAAGTTTCCAGAAGAAGAGACACGCAAAGTAAAAATTGTAGTATGAGCTAATGATGTCCATTTCTTTCCCTTTTCTGGGAGGGTGGGGGAGGCGGAGACTTGCTTTCTTACTGGAATGGGGTGGGGCAGGGCGGTAGTATGCGCCATTCCTATGAACGCAACCAATCATGGTGCTGCTCACATGGTCAGGTGATTGATTGTATGAGGGAAAAAATATCACCCCCACCCCACAGAAGACTCTTCTTTAGGATGGTAGTTGCAGCGATTTGTGCTTTAATCACGTACTGTATAATCTGTATCATACATTTTTTGCCAATCATTTTTTCCTCTGATAGTTTGATTCAGCATTGCTGACAGAAAATTTTGAACTGTTGTTTCTTATCCAGTTAGTAGTGCACCAAGGAGATTTCCTAGCAGATCACTCAGTTAGGATATGTAATGAAAGATATCCCTCAGTATTCTATCTATGATTTATGGCCAGCTGTGAAATTATAATGCTTTGTATAGCAGTTCAGATTGGCTATCTAGAATGTGAATGAACTACGTTCATATAAGAATGATATTATATTGATGTATAAGAAACTTGGATCCCTCTGCCGTTCTCGTAGTCATAACTTGCAAAATCTAGTGCATGGGTTTTGGTATCGAGTACAGATGACAGAGAAGTTCCGCTCCCGGAAACTATTGTCACACCTCCATCTTTGCACAGTTTATACGCTACAATATTTCACAGTTTTAGAAGCAAAACCACCGCACTGCATTCCATACCCAAAGCCTGTCAAAACTTTTCCCCttctcattttctattttttatggCAAGTATTTgttaaagaaattaataaatttttctttatgttataaagtagagagaagatgaagagagaatagttgagaggaagtagaagtgttatcattcagtctcattagcctcctttatatagaggtagggtttacatcaaagtacataactaatgagtatttacatggacatccacatagataataatatttacaacactcccccttggatgtccaccaatgaatgatggtattggacgcgcttattgttgcctcgttaaaaaccttgccaggtaacaaaaacccagtgggacaaaaataaccctggtcgaaggacaaaaagagcacaacgcgcatatgtcctaggtagcatgcttctggatgctccccctgatgagaatctccccctgattgttgcaagcctcattcatgtatgcgataagctacatgtaccatgtatagtagtttgatgtgtctatcactgaagtgagaccatgtgtgctttgcatataggggctcatcacaaaatttcatacctgcaaagttAAAGCAATACTAACAAAGCTAGATgattttcaataagccttacctcatatgataaggttagaaaacaatctcatatgctcaaaatcatacacaaagtaatagctaaacaatataaagaaattgacacatttaacttcgtatagtttaaaacattgaaaaatcatcatggcatacctagccatacacatcaatatctttgtgtattgatacGTCTCATctaagctcttcaagagctctaaataattcataacttttcgaaagttagaatatgttgcaacattataatcataattcgaattcgatagtagtcttgtcatagtactcattaaggcaatttagatctcgttgactagaacgaaatgagtacatatgagctagctttagactctttgattccatgagtgagcttcaggctctttcaaccaTTCATGGTCTTGCATTTTGAATCCTTcaaggatttgataagcaaaacgcttataatgacactttacttttgagattttgcttttagcaatgtgtctttaagatcttcataatatacggTGACAACATGtcataaatctctcgtcaatataacagctatatgtaacactgtacttatagaaaattgtcattcgtatgagggaagatattcataatctcatgtctcgataaatagacattgtgtcatagtgatttatcttcacttttgataAATACCCTTTTGTGCCATGCAGGGTTAAAGgtccaagtatttcatcacgtttcaaatattcaatttcattggaattgcctctttccaatttggccaataatatactttgtcgacattcatggtgaaacgtggtatagcatcagtacagcccttaatgatttttggtagctatcaaatataaattatcatcgatgatcattaatcatagatcccacacattcttatatgcatgcatgctataataagcttattgatattgggtacccatgccacttctggggcatacattgtcgcttctaggacaatcatcaCTCATAGATGAATCATGTAGAGAATGTGGATCATtttacttataatctcctgtagagcattatagggcttgtatgaaCTTTCCTCTTTGGAAGCTTAtaactttagacctggtggatacattccacacaaattcacgccgttatttaaatgacagtagtctttcctccccctaacggcgggaagactgtcttattttgaccatgctcaaaagatgcattcaaaaatctatcactttctttgaagTGAAGATGctcattggttggtggcgagcccaaaccaagatttaggtcaaaacatgctttattcattagcatcaaccatattgatttattattgtatcactaaGACATCATTTCCTAATGGCATACCTACACCCtctgtatgtgtagccatattaggagttgtgatattgtttaatgacattctcttcaggagaatcatgtcaattggatacacttgcatcccacaaatcaaatggagtctacattgtttgtattaatatggttggtctctGGGACTTTAACCCAGGCAGATGCCTTTGCACttagcatataattttgtcactatcttttatcaaatcactagcttagatatttctcaagatcaaattgagatggtggataaatatctcacaccaattcatgtcgttcttcaggaacaatctttctccccctcattgCAAGAGGaatgtctcattaaagtgacaacttgcAAATATGCGATAAATAAACAATCTGCTTATGAGTAAGATTAGCAGTCatcaaacttgtaagtgattccacgcaacatggtagacaaaagatgacgTAATCAATCATGCcaaatagtgtatttggttcaatgaacttctggttcatgatATTACATATATGCCTCAATTTATTGTGAAAATTCGATACAGTATATATCCGATCGATGGCATAAAGGCTTCTCCAACCATATAGGAAGCAATTAATgcaacaatatttcaaattcggtaacatgatagtagctcattgggagccataaatcaagatctacaactcatgatatgagtgttaccttagcttgagtaaacatcaattgtgaaatattaacaattggaatggaccaaattcattttgaactgcaGGCCAGAATGATATACTCAAATGTGTACCATAGGTGACACACGCCCAATTTTTAATTTCCTCACATGTGTGGATGTTAGGGCAGTATTTGCATTGACTCATGATTTTtctcttgccatgatccacttctagtggcatttcatggtataGCCATGTCACTCGGCTTTCTTATCAATGAGTTCCATGAGAGGGGGAGGTTATACATCTCTGGTAATATTGGAGGCACAAGATGCAAAAAGACAATAATAtgtgctcttctggagccatcaatcAGATATGTAAGATCTTAGATGATTGTTATATTATCTTCATGACCATAACTTAGAAATGAGGGACTTTATATTGTCATCTAGTGAGtatgatcattgaggaacttcaagtcctcatgtaattaaggatcaagaaactacaggttctgatctcttttaattacaaaattctCGATCACGAAATTGGGTTTAATGGATCACTTTCTCAAAATTACTGAtgaggacaaaaaaaaaatgat
Coding sequences within:
- the LOC133709539 gene encoding protein S-acyltransferase 11, with protein sequence MTLISQPAPEAIPIMAELPQEHITSIKEEYDVQCWGCGLHLLLPSNSPLFKCGWCGALTNQNARKRDVKYIWLRRWRDRIFVFILLVFMLFVICGGVWAMHPVLFSTSYFTGIFHSILTIILSVATVYTYSSAAFKCAGTPPLIVWGSYPAVGKGGLENYTFCHLCSKPKSPRTHHCRTCQQCILDMDHHCPFIGNCVGANNHPHFIALLISVIISTTYVSIMAVYVSFQIWPPITFGPISNSNRHITELALRYIQELIMCFIRSAVFLEPRGLVLVYLFISSVSLGVGLFILLWQQLCYIYKGKTFLSDLSSQGNDEVGEKDCQNILRFFGWPYSFSRYLPLWSISRLLPSFQKKRHAK